Proteins found in one Candidatus Eisenbacteria bacterium genomic segment:
- a CDS encoding DUF1330 domain-containing protein, whose product MAAYFIAQYVVNDPKLYREYQAAAGPTIQASGGEVVSFDVAAETIEGTPPGPQTVILKFESTEAAKAWYRSPAYQAVVGKRLAATTGFAVISQSMNFKG is encoded by the coding sequence ATGGCCGCATACTTCATCGCCCAGTACGTCGTGAACGACCCGAAGCTCTACCGCGAGTACCAGGCCGCCGCCGGTCCGACCATCCAGGCCTCCGGCGGGGAGGTCGTGTCGTTCGACGTCGCCGCGGAGACCATCGAGGGAACGCCCCCCGGACCGCAGACGGTGATCCTCAAGTTCGAATCCACCGAGGCAGCCAAAGCCTGGTACCGATCACCCGCCTACCAGGCCGTGGTCGGCAAGCGCCTGGCGGCGACGACGGGGTTCGCCGTGATCTCGCAGTCCATGAACTTCAAGGGTTGA
- a CDS encoding iron-containing redox enzyme family protein: MSEVLAPADFIRDLVARIESRRTFGRHPLWLEIFDGKLRRERLKVFAVQFFLQVREFPRAVSAMHANCPFPEERIELAESIYEEETGRISGANRPHPEIFIRFGEAVGVSRIEMVEGRPLPATRALIDWFELSSKQRSFIEAAAAMNLAAEGQVPGAFGPMARRLQQHYGLSREAVEFWDLHEVADAEHSQVGDNIVVRHATDAATQVRVRDALQHSLDAWWHFFDGMQAAM; encoded by the coding sequence ATGAGCGAGGTTCTGGCCCCCGCGGACTTCATCCGCGATCTGGTCGCGCGCATCGAGTCCCGCCGGACCTTCGGTCGTCACCCGCTGTGGCTCGAGATCTTCGACGGCAAGCTGCGACGCGAACGGCTGAAGGTGTTCGCCGTCCAGTTCTTCCTGCAGGTGCGCGAGTTCCCCCGCGCCGTGAGCGCGATGCACGCCAACTGTCCGTTCCCCGAGGAGCGCATCGAGCTCGCGGAGAGCATCTACGAGGAGGAGACGGGGCGGATCTCCGGCGCCAACCGGCCCCACCCGGAGATCTTCATCCGCTTCGGCGAGGCCGTCGGCGTTTCGCGCATCGAGATGGTCGAGGGCCGACCGCTGCCCGCGACCCGCGCGTTGATCGATTGGTTCGAGCTGTCGAGCAAGCAGCGCTCGTTCATCGAGGCGGCGGCGGCGATGAACCTGGCGGCCGAGGGCCAGGTGCCCGGCGCCTTCGGGCCGATGGCACGCCGGCTCCAGCAGCACTACGGGCTCAGCCGCGAGGCGGTGGAGTTCTGGGACCTGCACGAAGTTGCCGACGCGGAGCACAGCCAGGTGGGTGACAACATCGTCGTGCGCCATGCGACCGACGCCGCGACGCAGGTGCGCGTGCGCGACGCGCTCCAGCACTCGCTCGACGCCTGGTGGCACTTCTTCGACGGCATGCAGGCCGCCATGTGA
- a CDS encoding acyl-CoA dehydrogenase family protein gives MDTRDTLEQAELRRTARRVARELGPRTVADLDDRKRSERLAEAVRSAGWLELRHSAGDGDPLASGVEAAIIADALGEAVADVPFSGPILAADLARRAGVRPVDGAVVAFSADLIDAAVVSRAVTDTAILAVDHAARGPVAAYVLVPEGDGYHLALATTDGANDGADLTRAIRPLPAGTSVVRVPDQSRRLTHEDLDAWAALGLALTSADIVGLMRGVLDLSVAYAKDRKQYGVAIGTFQAVQHLLAEARCLIEAAFSAALYPAWAVDQLAPHDARAAGRVAKAYCARAARTVCETAVQVHGGIGNTWDCIVHVYLRRALLSSQWFGDDGEQLRQLERIRLGVTYGLS, from the coding sequence ATGGATACCCGCGATACGCTCGAACAGGCCGAGCTGCGGCGCACCGCCCGCCGCGTGGCTCGCGAGCTCGGACCGCGTACCGTGGCGGACCTCGACGATCGCAAACGCAGCGAACGCCTCGCCGAGGCCGTGCGCAGCGCCGGGTGGCTCGAGCTGCGCCACAGCGCGGGCGACGGCGATCCGCTCGCCAGCGGCGTCGAAGCGGCCATCATCGCCGACGCGCTGGGCGAGGCCGTCGCCGACGTGCCCTTCTCCGGGCCGATCCTCGCCGCGGATCTCGCGCGCCGTGCGGGCGTGCGCCCCGTCGACGGAGCCGTCGTCGCCTTCTCCGCGGACCTGATCGATGCCGCCGTGGTCTCGCGCGCGGTGACGGACACGGCGATCCTCGCCGTCGACCACGCCGCACGGGGGCCCGTCGCGGCGTACGTCCTGGTTCCCGAAGGCGACGGCTACCATCTCGCACTCGCGACGACGGATGGCGCGAACGACGGCGCCGACCTCACTCGGGCGATCCGCCCACTCCCCGCCGGCACATCCGTGGTCCGGGTTCCCGACCAGTCCCGGCGCCTTACCCACGAAGATCTCGACGCGTGGGCGGCCCTCGGTCTCGCGCTGACGAGCGCAGACATCGTCGGGCTCATGCGCGGCGTGCTCGACCTCTCGGTCGCCTACGCGAAGGACCGCAAGCAGTACGGCGTCGCCATCGGAACCTTCCAGGCCGTGCAGCATCTCCTCGCCGAGGCTCGCTGCCTGATCGAGGCGGCGTTCAGCGCCGCGCTGTATCCCGCGTGGGCCGTGGATCAGCTCGCTCCCCACGATGCCCGCGCCGCGGGGCGCGTCGCCAAGGCCTACTGCGCGCGCGCCGCACGTACCGTCTGCGAGACCGCGGTGCAGGTGCACGGCGGGATCGGAAACACGTGGGACTGCATCGTGCACGTCTACCTGCGCCGGGCGTTGCTCTCCTCTCAGTGGTTCGGGGACGACGGTGAGCAGTTGCGCCAGCTCGAACGGATCCGCCTGGGGGTGACGTACGGACTTTCGTGA
- a CDS encoding enoyl-CoA hydratase/isomerase family protein, translating to MDYPLPQAVRVEADGPVRIVRLSRPEQLNAVNDELHSGLTRVFPLLSADPDARVAVITGEGRAFSAGGDFRLLDRMIGDRELRRRTIAEGRELVLNMIRCRVPVIAAVNGPAVGLGCSVIALSDVVYMAESAYLSDPHVPVGLVAADGGPLTWPLHTSLLLAKEYAFTGDRIGAARAKEIGLANHVCPDGEVLAAALTAARRIASLPQQAVEATKRVLNLHVERAVLATIDFALAAETESFDTDDLRGNVARFLKR from the coding sequence ATGGACTACCCTCTTCCCCAGGCGGTTCGTGTGGAGGCCGACGGCCCGGTGCGCATCGTGCGGCTCTCCCGCCCCGAGCAGCTGAACGCCGTGAACGACGAGCTGCACTCGGGCCTGACCCGCGTCTTCCCGCTCCTCAGCGCCGACCCCGATGCGCGCGTCGCGGTCATCACGGGGGAAGGTCGCGCGTTCTCCGCGGGCGGCGACTTCAGGCTCCTCGACCGGATGATCGGCGATCGTGAGCTGCGACGCCGGACGATCGCGGAGGGTCGAGAGCTCGTGCTCAACATGATCCGCTGCCGGGTTCCGGTGATCGCCGCGGTCAACGGCCCCGCCGTCGGCCTCGGCTGCAGCGTGATCGCGCTCTCGGACGTCGTCTACATGGCGGAGTCGGCCTATCTCTCGGATCCGCACGTGCCGGTGGGTCTGGTCGCGGCCGACGGCGGCCCGCTCACCTGGCCCCTCCACACCAGCCTGCTGCTCGCCAAGGAGTACGCGTTCACGGGAGACCGGATCGGCGCGGCGCGGGCGAAGGAGATCGGCCTCGCGAATCACGTCTGCCCCGACGGCGAGGTGCTCGCCGCGGCGCTCACCGCCGCCCGGAGGATCGCGTCGCTGCCGCAGCAGGCGGTGGAGGCGACGAAACGTGTCCTCAACCTGCACGTCGAGCGGGCCGTGCTCGCGACCATCGACTTCGCGCTGGCGGCCGAGACCGAGTCGTTCGATACGGACGATCTGCGTGGGAACGTCGCCCGCTTCCTGAAGCGATAG
- a CDS encoding SDR family oxidoreductase, translating to MHEPRSVVITGASRGLGLASAAHLYELGWRVVGAMRSPAVGLERLRAATGAAGDDPRLLAVRLDLNDPESIAAAAKGIHQQVGAPDVLVHNAGIAVAGCVEDVPISAWEQVFSTNLFGPVALTKALLPSMRAAGRGRIVVLSSAGGIAGMPSVSTYSAAKGALERWAEALAYEVAPFGLGVTILVAGLFKTDILTDQTPHHGDLGGPYAAHYAEIERRGLFMVRLASRPERFARALAWALDERAPFARRAVGLDARLLLLASRVLPVRVLRGVIRLALGLPRRGTLRERQASPTPVASRSDASRQYG from the coding sequence GTGCATGAGCCGCGAAGCGTCGTCATCACCGGGGCGTCGCGCGGTCTCGGCCTGGCGTCCGCCGCGCACCTCTACGAGCTCGGATGGCGTGTCGTCGGAGCGATGCGCTCGCCCGCAGTCGGGCTCGAACGCCTTCGCGCCGCGACCGGAGCTGCCGGCGACGATCCGCGACTGCTCGCCGTGCGACTCGACCTGAACGATCCGGAGTCGATCGCAGCCGCCGCCAAGGGAATCCATCAGCAGGTCGGCGCGCCCGACGTCCTCGTGCACAACGCCGGGATCGCCGTCGCAGGTTGCGTGGAGGACGTCCCGATCAGCGCGTGGGAGCAGGTCTTCTCGACGAACCTCTTCGGACCCGTGGCGCTCACCAAGGCACTGTTGCCCTCGATGCGAGCTGCCGGGCGCGGCCGGATCGTCGTGTTGTCGAGCGCGGGCGGCATCGCGGGCATGCCGTCCGTCAGCACGTACTCCGCCGCCAAGGGCGCGCTCGAACGGTGGGCCGAAGCACTGGCGTACGAGGTCGCTCCGTTCGGCCTGGGTGTGACGATCCTGGTGGCCGGACTGTTCAAGACCGACATCCTCACCGACCAGACCCCGCACCATGGCGACCTGGGCGGCCCCTACGCCGCGCACTACGCCGAGATCGAGCGCAGGGGCCTCTTCATGGTGCGCCTGGCGAGCCGGCCCGAGCGTTTCGCGCGCGCACTTGCGTGGGCGCTCGACGAGCGGGCCCCGTTCGCCCGGCGCGCAGTGGGGCTCGACGCGCGCCTGCTGCTGCTCGCGAGCCGCGTTCTTCCGGTGCGGGTCCTCCGTGGCGTGATCCGTCTCGCGTTGGGTCTCCCACGGCGCGGCACCCTTCGAGAGCGCCAGGCCTCGCCGACGCCCGTCGCCTCCCGATCCGATGCAAGCAGGCAGTATGGCTGA
- a CDS encoding spirocyclase AveC family protein has product MLAVAILGAATIAAVAYNARMGTVSPRIANPVVTGVPRPVEFLFGWNHWLVLHQVGTVVMMLVLVAVCVWAWRRHPAHPYLLMVLAATAIVWQDPIMNWAPYAVYNPQLWHFPEDWPLVKLSPTVEPFIVIGYSTFYFIGPFVAGSWILRRLQARASTHSFVWRRPLISLALLLFVVGFVMDALLEIFLVRTGLYIYSQVMPWGSVFAGTTFQFPLIVESSLVTVVMIPAGVLCHRDDTGRTQAEKLAQRLGWFRTRPALATFLVMAGILNVAYFAYGAGFATIRAAKLATAVACPWPFPEAKVYDPNGFYEREGQRGPYFEGHWNTWMSGQPSGRPDVEPPENGGRCGPGRA; this is encoded by the coding sequence ATGCTCGCCGTGGCCATCCTCGGCGCGGCGACGATCGCGGCCGTTGCCTACAACGCCCGCATGGGCACCGTCTCTCCTCGCATCGCAAACCCTGTCGTGACGGGGGTTCCCCGCCCGGTGGAGTTCCTGTTCGGATGGAACCACTGGCTCGTCCTGCACCAGGTGGGGACGGTCGTCATGATGCTCGTCCTCGTCGCCGTGTGCGTGTGGGCGTGGCGACGGCACCCTGCGCATCCCTACCTTCTGATGGTTCTCGCCGCGACGGCGATCGTTTGGCAGGACCCGATCATGAACTGGGCGCCCTATGCGGTCTACAACCCGCAGCTCTGGCATTTTCCCGAAGACTGGCCCCTCGTGAAGCTGTCGCCCACGGTCGAGCCCTTCATCGTCATCGGCTACTCGACCTTCTACTTCATCGGCCCGTTCGTCGCGGGAAGCTGGATCCTGCGCCGTCTTCAGGCGCGCGCATCCACCCACTCGTTCGTCTGGCGCCGCCCGCTCATCAGCTTGGCGCTGCTGCTCTTCGTCGTCGGCTTCGTCATGGACGCCCTCCTGGAGATCTTCCTCGTCCGCACCGGGCTGTACATCTACTCGCAAGTCATGCCGTGGGGATCCGTCTTCGCCGGAACGACCTTCCAGTTCCCGCTGATCGTCGAATCGTCGCTCGTCACCGTGGTGATGATTCCCGCGGGCGTGCTCTGCCATCGGGACGACACGGGACGCACGCAAGCCGAGAAGCTCGCTCAGAGGCTCGGTTGGTTCCGCACTCGCCCGGCCCTGGCCACGTTCCTGGTGATGGCAGGGATTTTGAACGTCGCCTACTTCGCATACGGGGCCGGCTTCGCGACCATCCGCGCGGCGAAGCTCGCCACCGCCGTCGCCTGTCCGTGGCCGTTTCCGGAAGCCAAGGTCTACGATCCAAACGGATTCTATGAGCGGGAGGGGCAGCGCGGCCCGTACTTCGAGGGCCACTGGAACACCTGGATGAGCGGCCAGCCGTCGGGACGTCCCGACGTGGAGCCGCCCGAGAACGGTGGACGTTGTGGGCCCGGCCGTGCATGA
- a CDS encoding aldehyde dehydrogenase family protein, with protein MADTSKVRFESRMLIDGDLVDGGAGTFANVNPATEEHLGEVADASKADMHRAIDAARRAFDESDWSTSHAFRRRCLEQLQAALEAEKESLREELILEAGCPRMVTHGPQLDAPLASALPYTAKLIEEYPWEADLGDAFVELTGQLTTRKVWREPVGVVGAIVPWNYPFEVTIHKLAQALATGNTVVLKPAPDTPYNATRLGRLIAEHTDIPAGVVNVVTASDHLVGEELTLSPKVDLISFTGSTRVGKRIMERGAATMKRLFLELGGKSATIVLEDADFQQACLIGIAPCFHAGQGCATPTRLLLPRSRYDEGVALLKGMYESVAAGDPQDPATLCGPVISARQRARIVGYIRKGIDEGATLLVGGPEPPAGLAKGFWVTPTLFVDVDNAMTIAQEEIFGPVLVVIPFEDEDDAVRIANDSIYGLAGNVMSGSLDRSLAVARRLRAGFIGVNGGVPYGADVPFGGYKASGVGRQNGHAGFDQYTELKSVAWPVV; from the coding sequence ATGGCTGACACGTCGAAGGTCCGTTTCGAATCGCGGATGCTGATCGACGGCGATCTCGTCGACGGCGGCGCTGGTACGTTCGCCAACGTCAACCCGGCGACCGAGGAGCACCTCGGCGAGGTCGCCGATGCGTCGAAGGCGGACATGCACCGTGCGATCGATGCCGCTCGCCGCGCATTCGACGAGAGCGACTGGTCGACGAGCCATGCCTTCCGGCGACGCTGCCTGGAGCAGCTCCAGGCAGCGCTGGAGGCCGAGAAGGAATCACTGCGCGAGGAGCTGATCCTCGAAGCCGGCTGCCCTCGAATGGTGACCCACGGGCCACAGCTCGACGCCCCGTTGGCGAGCGCGCTGCCCTACACGGCCAAGCTGATCGAGGAGTACCCGTGGGAGGCCGACCTCGGTGACGCCTTCGTCGAGCTCACCGGTCAGCTCACGACGCGGAAGGTCTGGCGCGAACCCGTCGGCGTCGTCGGCGCGATCGTTCCCTGGAACTACCCGTTCGAGGTGACGATCCACAAGCTCGCGCAGGCGCTGGCCACCGGCAACACGGTCGTGCTGAAGCCGGCGCCGGACACGCCCTACAACGCGACGCGCCTCGGGCGCCTTATCGCAGAGCACACGGACATCCCGGCCGGCGTCGTCAACGTCGTCACGGCGTCCGACCACCTGGTCGGCGAGGAGCTCACGCTCTCCCCGAAGGTCGATCTCATCTCCTTCACCGGCTCGACGAGGGTCGGGAAGCGCATCATGGAAAGAGGCGCGGCGACGATGAAGCGCCTGTTCCTCGAGCTCGGTGGCAAGTCGGCCACGATCGTGCTGGAGGACGCCGACTTCCAGCAAGCCTGCCTGATCGGCATCGCGCCGTGTTTCCACGCGGGCCAGGGCTGCGCGACCCCAACCCGTCTGCTGTTGCCCCGATCGCGCTACGACGAGGGCGTCGCGCTGCTGAAGGGCATGTACGAGAGCGTCGCCGCCGGCGATCCGCAGGATCCCGCCACGTTGTGCGGCCCGGTAATCTCGGCCAGGCAGCGCGCGCGCATCGTCGGCTACATCCGGAAGGGCATCGACGAGGGCGCCACGCTGCTCGTCGGCGGTCCGGAGCCACCCGCGGGACTCGCCAAGGGGTTCTGGGTCACGCCCACCCTGTTCGTCGACGTCGACAACGCCATGACGATCGCGCAGGAGGAGATCTTCGGTCCGGTCCTCGTCGTCATTCCGTTCGAGGACGAGGACGACGCCGTCCGCATCGCCAACGACAGCATCTACGGGTTGGCCGGCAACGTGATGTCGGGTTCGCTGGATCGCTCCCTGGCAGTCGCCCGCCGGCTGCGCGCCGGCTTCATCGGTGTCAACGGCGGCGTGCCCTACGGCGCCGACGTGCCGTTCGGCGGCTACAAGGCCAGCGGC
- a CDS encoding enoyl-CoA hydratase/isomerase family protein yields MAKRTRFAEYKDRYANYRFELSAEGILFMQCHTDGGSLVWDWKAHDDMSDAFADISGDREIKVLIHTGTGENYNANWGPATTEKPLYLAMDGQKGLQKLDEKAWYGRMLIENVLAVDVPMITAVNGPCNIHSEIPLMSDIVLASDDAYFQDLPHFPRGMVPGDGQHVIWPAIVGRNRARYFLLTGKKLSAQEALEWGAVNEVLPRHRLLDRAWELARELAKRPPLTLRYTRMLFTQDLKRAFLNELNHGIAREMYAQRQFFPVGGGMEPLDRPWDKEPWSR; encoded by the coding sequence GTGGCCAAGCGAACGAGGTTTGCGGAGTACAAGGACCGCTACGCCAACTACCGATTCGAGCTGAGCGCGGAGGGCATCCTCTTCATGCAGTGCCACACTGACGGGGGGAGCCTCGTGTGGGACTGGAAGGCGCACGACGACATGTCGGACGCGTTCGCCGACATCTCCGGTGATCGGGAGATCAAGGTCCTGATCCACACCGGGACCGGAGAGAACTACAACGCCAACTGGGGGCCCGCCACGACGGAGAAGCCCTTGTACCTCGCCATGGACGGCCAGAAGGGTCTCCAGAAACTCGACGAGAAGGCCTGGTACGGCCGCATGCTCATCGAGAACGTGCTGGCCGTCGACGTGCCGATGATCACCGCCGTCAACGGCCCGTGCAACATCCACTCCGAGATCCCGCTCATGAGTGACATCGTCCTGGCCTCCGACGACGCCTACTTCCAGGACCTTCCGCACTTCCCGCGCGGCATGGTGCCGGGCGACGGCCAGCACGTCATCTGGCCGGCCATCGTCGGCCGCAACCGGGCGCGGTACTTTCTCCTCACCGGGAAGAAGCTCTCCGCGCAGGAGGCGCTCGAATGGGGAGCCGTCAACGAGGTGCTTCCCAGGCACCGACTCCTCGACCGGGCGTGGGAGCTGGCGCGCGAGCTCGCGAAGCGCCCTCCGCTCACGCTCCGCTACACACGCATGCTGTTCACCCAGGACCTCAAGCGCGCCTTCCTGAACGAGCTGAATCACGGCATCGCCCGCGAGATGTACGCGCAGCGCCAGTTCTTCCCGGTCGGCGGGGGAATGGAGCCCCTCGATCGCCCCTGGGACAAGGAGCCCTGGTCGCGCTGA